The following nucleotide sequence is from Solidesulfovibrio carbinolicus.
AAAGGACGGCGACGAAGCCCTGGAAATATATGCAAAAAATAAATTCGACCTGATAATAATGGACCTTGTTATGCCAGGGATAGATGGCGCTGAAACAGCAAGGAAAATGCGGTTTATATCCAACAGCACGGATGGTGACTACCCACCGATCATTTTAATTACTGCTGTTGACCACCGCGCACAAAATCTAGAAAAAATATTCAGAGCAGGCGTCGACAGAATAGTACAAAAACCAATCGAACATGCTCAACTACTTGAATGCATGTACGAACTTTTGATGCCCCAAAATCACAACTAAGAGAGAAGCCCCTTCCCACTGGCAAGAACAGGAAGGGGCTTACAATGAAATTTTCTAGTTTACTACTTCTTTTCCAAAACGATCCGCCCTTCTTCCAGGCTCGAAACCTTAAACTCATCACCGATTTCGAAACCATAGTTCCCCATAAGGGTCGGAGACAACCGCAGTCCATTCTTTGAAAACTTCACATTCCCCGACACGGTTCTCTCTTCCATCCCTTCGATTCGATAGAA
It contains:
- a CDS encoding response regulator, encoding MNKNQTILIVEDDVINRVALCRFLSKQGHVVHPAKDGDEALEIYAKNKFDLIIMDLVMPGIDGAETARKMRFISNSTDGDYPPIILITAVDHRAQNLEKIFRAGVDRIVQKPIEHAQLLECMYELLMPQNHN
- a CDS encoding ArsR family transcriptional regulator codes for the protein MPGKESKFDAMKLRTMITEVKTAQQIMDAFGINKVTLKSHLLKLMQMDQKFYRIEGMEERTVSGNVKFSKNGLRLSPTLMGNYGFEIGDEFKVSSLEEGRIVLEKK